A genomic window from Glycine max cultivar Williams 82 chromosome 17, Glycine_max_v4.0, whole genome shotgun sequence includes:
- the LOC100814612 gene encoding cytokinin riboside 5'-monophosphate phosphoribohydrolase LOG1-like, whose protein sequence is MEIEEQTMKMMMKSSSRFRRICVFCGTSPGKNPSYQLAAIQLAKQLVERNIDLVYGGGSIGLMGLISQVVFDGGRHVLGVIPTTLMPREITGESVGEVRAVSGMHQRKAEMARQADAFIALPGGYGTLEELLEVITWAQLGIHDKPVGLLNVDGYYNSLLSFMDNAVDEGFITPAARHIIVSAQTAQDLMCKLEEYVPKHCGVAPKQSWEMNQQL, encoded by the exons atGGAAATTGAAGAGCAAACGATGAAAATGATGATGAAGTCGTCGTCTAGGTTCAGACGTATCTGTGTTTTCTGTGGCACCAGCCCTGGCAAGAACCCCAGCTACCAACTCGCTGCCATCCAACTCGCCAAACAACTT gtGGAGAGGAACATCGACTTGGTTTATGGAGGAGGGAGCATTGGGTTGATGGGTTTAATCTCACAAGTTGTGTTTGATGGTGGACGCCACGTGTTAGG GGTGATTCCAACAACTCTTATGCCAAGAgag ATAACGGGGGAAAGTGTCGGAGAAGTGAGAGCAGTGTCAGGCATGCACCAACGCAAGGCAGAAATGGCGAGACAAGCCGATGCATTTATTGCGCTGCCAG GTGGATATGGCACCCTGGAAGAACTACTTGAAGTGATCACCTGGGCTCAACTAGGAATCCACGATAAACCC GTGGGGTTGTTGAACGTGGATGGGTACTACAACTCGTTGCTGTCATTCATGGACAATGCTGTAGACGAAGGTTTCATTACACCCGCTGCCCGTCACATTATTGTCTCTGCCCAAACTGCCCAAGATCTCATGTGCAAGCTTGAG GAATATGTCCCGAAGCACTGTGGCGTGGCACCAAAGCAAAGTTGGGAGATGAACCAACAGTTATAA
- the LOC100814612 gene encoding cytokinin riboside 5'-monophosphate phosphoribohydrolase LOG1-like isoform X1, translated as MEIEEQTMKMMMKSSSRFRRICVFCGTSPGKNPSYQLAAIQLAKQLVERNIDLVYGGGSIGLMGLISQVVFDGGRHVLGVIPTTLMPREITGESVGEVRAVSGMHQRKAEMARQADAFIALPGGYGTLEELLEVITWAQLGIHDKPQVGLLNVDGYYNSLLSFMDNAVDEGFITPAARHIIVSAQTAQDLMCKLEEYVPKHCGVAPKQSWEMNQQL; from the exons atGGAAATTGAAGAGCAAACGATGAAAATGATGATGAAGTCGTCGTCTAGGTTCAGACGTATCTGTGTTTTCTGTGGCACCAGCCCTGGCAAGAACCCCAGCTACCAACTCGCTGCCATCCAACTCGCCAAACAACTT gtGGAGAGGAACATCGACTTGGTTTATGGAGGAGGGAGCATTGGGTTGATGGGTTTAATCTCACAAGTTGTGTTTGATGGTGGACGCCACGTGTTAGG GGTGATTCCAACAACTCTTATGCCAAGAgag ATAACGGGGGAAAGTGTCGGAGAAGTGAGAGCAGTGTCAGGCATGCACCAACGCAAGGCAGAAATGGCGAGACAAGCCGATGCATTTATTGCGCTGCCAG GTGGATATGGCACCCTGGAAGAACTACTTGAAGTGATCACCTGGGCTCAACTAGGAATCCACGATAAACCC CAGGTGGGGTTGTTGAACGTGGATGGGTACTACAACTCGTTGCTGTCATTCATGGACAATGCTGTAGACGAAGGTTTCATTACACCCGCTGCCCGTCACATTATTGTCTCTGCCCAAACTGCCCAAGATCTCATGTGCAAGCTTGAG GAATATGTCCCGAAGCACTGTGGCGTGGCACCAAAGCAAAGTTGGGAGATGAACCAACAGTTATAA